A genomic segment from Alistipes senegalensis JC50 encodes:
- a CDS encoding helix-turn-helix domain-containing protein → MTKNTMGTKLPRKLVQKMSIVGEQIKLARLRRNLSVVQIAERATCSPLTVSRIEKGASTVAIGIYLRVLYALQLDDDILWLAKEDKLGKALQDLSLKTRKRASKKG, encoded by the coding sequence ATGACAAAGAATACAATGGGAACCAAACTGCCTCGAAAATTGGTGCAGAAAATGTCGATTGTAGGAGAGCAGATTAAATTGGCTCGCCTACGAAGAAATCTGAGTGTGGTTCAGATCGCAGAACGTGCTACTTGCTCTCCGTTGACCGTGTCCCGAATAGAGAAAGGTGCATCAACAGTAGCCATCGGAATCTACTTGCGTGTGCTGTATGCTTTGCAACTTGACGATGATATTCTGTGGCTGGCCAAAGAAGACAAGTTGGGAAAAGCGTTGCAGGATTTGAGTCTGAAGACAAGGAAGCGAGCTTCGAAAAAGGGGTAG
- a CDS encoding restriction endonuclease subunit S, which yields MSQFIEMFGNCKSQGTFSSLCATFIDGDWIESKDQSDNGIRLIQTGNVGFGFFKGREDKSRYITEETFKKLNCTEVVPGDILISRLPDPIGRACIVPEGIGKAITAVDCTIVRLNATLLPEFLISFSKTALYASQINKIKTGTTRLRVSRGNLGNVIIPIPPIESQHRFAAIAQQADKSKSVIQKALVYLNDIQSDELRKIA from the coding sequence ATGTCGCAATTTATCGAGATGTTTGGAAATTGTAAATCTCAAGGTACGTTTTCATCATTATGTGCAACTTTTATTGATGGTGATTGGATTGAATCTAAAGATCAATCAGATAACGGAATACGCCTTATTCAAACAGGTAATGTTGGATTTGGATTTTTCAAGGGTAGGGAAGACAAAAGTCGCTATATAACAGAAGAAACCTTCAAAAAACTTAATTGTACGGAAGTTGTGCCTGGTGATATTCTGATTTCTAGATTGCCAGATCCTATTGGTCGAGCTTGTATTGTACCGGAAGGGATTGGTAAGGCAATAACAGCAGTGGATTGCACTATTGTTAGATTGAATGCAACTTTACTTCCAGAGTTTCTTATTTCATTTTCTAAAACAGCTCTTTATGCGAGCCAAATAAACAAAATAAAGACAGGAACTACAAGACTTAGAGTTAGCCGTGGAAATCTTGGCAATGTGATAATACCAATCCCACCGATTGAATCTCAGCATCGCTTTGCAGCCATTGCTCAACAGGCCGATAAATCAAAATCTGTTATTCAAAAAGCTTTAGTATATTTGAATGACATACAAAGTGACGAATTAAGGAAAATCGCTTAA
- the xerA gene encoding site-specific tyrosine recombinase/integron integrase: MIENLINDIEQAMLGVLNNEQMSQLRKVLDYAFRDINVSSKNNEECSGNSELIDSFLSAKRVEGCSDKSMHYYRSTLNNAIRKIGKNIRHITTDDLRSYLNDYQLTSGATKVTVDNIRRILSSFFSWLEDEDYIVKSPVRRIHKVKVGKTVKETYSDEALEQMRDHCEGIRDLALIDLLASTGMRVGELVKLNRNDIDFENRECIVTGKGDKQRRVYFDARTKIHLQRYLAERIDDNPALFVSLLAPYDRLQISGVEIRLRRLGCELNIPKVHPHKFRRTLATMAIDKGMPIEQVQHLLGHQSLDTTLQYAMVNQTNVKMSHRKFIG; encoded by the coding sequence ATGATAGAGAATCTGATTAATGACATAGAGCAGGCTATGCTTGGTGTTTTAAACAACGAGCAAATGAGTCAATTACGGAAGGTGCTAGATTATGCCTTTCGTGATATCAACGTGTCGTCTAAGAACAATGAAGAGTGCAGTGGTAATAGTGAATTGATAGATAGTTTTTTGTCGGCTAAAAGAGTTGAAGGATGTTCGGATAAGTCGATGCACTATTATCGAAGTACGTTAAATAATGCAATCAGGAAAATAGGAAAAAATATTCGTCATATTACGACGGATGATTTGCGTAGTTATCTAAATGACTACCAACTAACAAGTGGGGCAACAAAGGTTACGGTAGACAATATACGTCGCATCTTGTCGAGCTTCTTCTCATGGCTTGAGGATGAAGATTATATTGTGAAGAGTCCGGTACGTCGGATTCATAAAGTAAAAGTCGGAAAAACAGTCAAAGAAACATACTCCGATGAAGCGTTGGAACAAATGCGTGACCATTGCGAAGGTATTCGTGATTTAGCCTTGATTGATTTGTTGGCCTCTACCGGTATGCGTGTCGGGGAGTTGGTCAAACTCAATCGGAATGATATAGATTTTGAAAATAGGGAATGCATCGTTACAGGTAAAGGAGATAAGCAACGTCGAGTTTATTTCGATGCTCGTACAAAGATACATTTACAACGTTATTTAGCGGAGCGGATAGATGATAATCCTGCTCTGTTTGTCTCGTTATTAGCACCTTATGACCGCCTACAGATAAGTGGCGTGGAAATTCGGTTACGTCGATTGGGATGTGAATTGAATATTCCTAAGGTACATCCTCATAAATTCCGCCGCACGTTGGCAACAATGGCGATAGATAAAGGTATGCCCATAGAGCAGGTCCAGCATCTCTTAGGGCATCAAAGTCTTGATACAACATTGCAATATGCTATGGTGAATCAGACAAATGTAAAAATGTCTCACCGTAAATTTATTGGTTAG
- a CDS encoding ATP-binding protein, which yields MKFVDRIDEAARLKDALAREKSSLVVMYGRRRLGKSTLIKRVLSDTDVYFLADRSEGQHQRILLAKVIAQVFPDFDKLTYPDWESIFRAVNYRTDKRFTLCLDEFPYLVEQSPELPSVLQKLVDEKQLKYNLVLCGSSQNMMYGLFLDSTAPLYGRADEIMRLAPIRLPYIQEALHLNAMNAIEEYAVWGGVPRYWELRENRSSLDDALWRNILSVNGTLYEEPIKLFQDDVKDIVKTSTIMSYIGTGANRLSEIAARCNEPATNLSRPLKKLIDLGFLEKDVPFGIDEKNAKKSLYKIADPFMAFYYQFVVPNRSFIELGRRLPIEQALTAHFSEYVSMQWEKLCRDAVTGNLVNGVVYGKAKRWWGSVLNEDKKPEQVEFDVMAESLDKKYLLVGECKWTTQENGKQLTTELLRKANLLPFAKNYTVVPVLFLKNAPKDDAGNVMLPEDVVELMK from the coding sequence ATGAAATTCGTTGATAGAATAGATGAAGCTGCACGATTAAAGGATGCTCTTGCAAGAGAGAAGTCCTCGTTAGTCGTGATGTACGGTCGCAGACGGTTGGGTAAGTCAACGCTTATCAAAAGGGTGTTGTCAGATACGGATGTTTATTTCCTTGCCGATCGTTCTGAAGGCCAACACCAAAGGATATTGCTTGCAAAAGTGATAGCACAAGTGTTTCCAGATTTCGACAAATTGACATATCCAGATTGGGAATCTATATTTCGTGCGGTCAATTATCGGACAGACAAGCGTTTTACTCTATGTTTGGATGAATTTCCGTATCTTGTAGAGCAATCACCAGAGCTGCCGTCTGTATTGCAGAAACTTGTTGATGAGAAGCAGTTGAAGTATAACCTGGTACTTTGCGGTTCATCACAAAATATGATGTATGGGTTGTTCCTTGATTCTACTGCACCTCTATATGGGCGTGCAGATGAAATAATGAGGCTTGCACCGATACGTTTGCCGTATATTCAAGAGGCTTTGCATCTTAATGCGATGAATGCCATTGAAGAGTATGCCGTATGGGGCGGTGTGCCGCGTTATTGGGAACTGAGGGAAAACAGAAGTTCGCTTGATGATGCTCTGTGGCGCAATATCCTTTCTGTAAATGGAACTCTTTATGAAGAGCCTATAAAACTGTTTCAGGATGATGTCAAGGATATTGTCAAGACTTCAACGATCATGTCTTATATCGGTACTGGTGCAAATCGGCTTTCTGAGATTGCCGCAAGATGCAATGAGCCTGCAACCAACCTGTCGCGTCCATTGAAGAAACTTATTGATCTCGGTTTTTTGGAGAAAGATGTTCCGTTTGGGATTGATGAAAAGAATGCGAAAAAGAGTCTTTACAAGATAGCCGATCCGTTTATGGCATTCTACTATCAGTTTGTTGTTCCTAACCGTTCGTTCATTGAACTTGGTCGTCGCTTACCCATAGAACAGGCTTTAACTGCTCATTTCTCTGAGTATGTGAGTATGCAATGGGAAAAACTGTGTCGGGATGCTGTCACAGGAAATCTTGTTAATGGAGTAGTTTATGGCAAGGCAAAACGCTGGTGGGGTTCTGTTCTCAATGAGGATAAGAAACCTGAACAGGTCGAATTCGATGTGATGGCAGAATCGCTTGATAAAAAGTATCTGCTGGTTGGTGAATGTAAATGGACAACTCAAGAGAATGGTAAACAGTTAACAACTGAACTTCTCCGCAAGGCTAATCTACTGCCGTTTGCCAAGAACTACACCGTCGTTCCAGTGCTGTTCCTTAAGAACGCTCCGAAAGATGATGCTGGGAATGTAATGTTGCCGGAAGATGTTGTTGAGTTAATGAAATAA
- a CDS encoding type I restriction-modification system subunit M — MAKKTINKELTGAQDLYNFLFEACNIIRGPVSQDNFKDYITPLLYYKRISDVYDEETEEALIVSGGDKEYASLPEQHRFVIPDGCHWQEVRERTENLGAAIVGAMRQIEIANPDTLYGVLSMFSSQKWTNKAILNDSKIRDLIEHLSKRKLGNKDYPADLMGDAYEILLKKFADDSKAQAGEFYTPRSVVKLLVHILDPQPGETVYDPACGSGGMLIEAIRYMHDDSLCCGSIFGQEKNVVNAAIAKMNLFLHGASDFNVMQGDTLRDPKILQGGNIAKFDCVIANPPFSLENWGATGWSSDKYKRNIYGIPSDSCGDYAWIQHMICSMSSGKGRMAVVMPQGILFRGNQEAEIRKQLVESDLIEAVVTLGDKLFYGTGLSPCFLIIRRMKPAHHSGRILMIDGSKILTQKRAQNILAENDIDRLYSLYQNYSDEEDYSRIVTLQEIRDKEYNLSPNRYVVYHKEEIHPYAEVLAEFKQAYEDVKRLEKEFSLLINA; from the coding sequence ATGGCAAAAAAAACAATAAATAAAGAGCTTACAGGTGCACAGGACTTATACAATTTCTTGTTTGAGGCCTGTAATATAATACGCGGTCCTGTAAGCCAAGATAATTTCAAGGATTATATCACGCCTTTGCTTTATTACAAGCGGATATCAGATGTTTACGATGAAGAAACAGAAGAAGCTTTAATTGTCAGTGGCGGTGATAAGGAATATGCATCTCTGCCAGAACAACATCGTTTTGTTATTCCTGATGGTTGTCATTGGCAAGAAGTCAGAGAACGTACAGAAAATCTTGGAGCAGCCATAGTTGGTGCTATGAGACAGATAGAGATAGCAAACCCAGATACATTGTATGGGGTGCTATCTATGTTTTCATCTCAGAAATGGACTAATAAGGCTATTCTCAATGACAGTAAGATTCGTGACCTGATAGAACATCTATCAAAACGAAAACTTGGTAATAAGGATTATCCTGCAGATTTAATGGGTGATGCCTACGAGATACTATTAAAGAAGTTTGCTGATGACAGTAAGGCCCAGGCCGGAGAATTTTATACTCCTCGTTCTGTTGTGAAATTATTAGTACATATTCTCGATCCGCAACCGGGTGAAACTGTATATGATCCGGCTTGTGGTAGTGGAGGAATGCTTATCGAAGCTATACGATATATGCACGATGATTCTCTTTGCTGCGGAAGTATATTCGGACAGGAAAAGAATGTCGTGAATGCAGCCATTGCTAAAATGAATCTATTCCTGCATGGTGCATCTGATTTTAATGTAATGCAAGGTGATACATTGAGAGACCCAAAAATTCTTCAAGGTGGTAATATCGCCAAATTCGATTGTGTTATAGCAAACCCTCCATTTTCTCTTGAAAATTGGGGAGCAACGGGATGGAGTTCAGATAAATATAAGCGCAATATATATGGTATACCGAGTGATAGTTGTGGAGACTATGCGTGGATTCAGCATATGATATGTTCTATGTCTTCTGGCAAGGGGCGTATGGCTGTTGTAATGCCACAAGGTATTCTGTTTCGTGGAAATCAAGAAGCAGAAATACGGAAACAATTAGTCGAAAGTGATTTGATAGAAGCCGTTGTTACGTTAGGAGATAAATTGTTTTATGGAACTGGACTTTCACCGTGCTTTTTGATAATACGAAGAATGAAACCGGCTCATCATTCCGGACGGATTTTGATGATAGACGGCTCCAAGATTCTAACTCAAAAGAGAGCGCAGAATATTTTAGCAGAGAATGATATAGACAGGTTATATTCACTTTATCAAAATTACTCCGATGAAGAGGACTATTCTCGAATCGTTACGTTGCAGGAGATAAGAGATAAAGAGTATAATCTTTCGCCCAATCGCTATGTGGTTTACCACAAGGAGGAAATTCATCCTTATGCGGAAGTGTTGGCAGAGTTCAAACAAGCATACGAAGATGTGAAGCGATTGGAGAAAGAATTTTCATTACTCATTAACGCATAA
- a CDS encoding restriction endonuclease subunit S, whose translation MGVVKLGDVARESRLKWTKSKQDVPIVGLEHLIPDEIRFDAYDINTDNTFSKRFVKGQVLFGRRRAYQRKAAIAEFDGICSGDITVIEAIEGKMVSELLPFIIQTPVFFDYANRGSAGSLSPRVKWEHLVDYEFELPSLEEQKVLADKLWAAYRLKEAYKKLLVATDEMVKSQFIEMFGTVESYCKLEDLLSDTFPGEWGSEPTSENAIKVIRTTNFTNEGHLDLADVVTRDIEPKKVARKKLKQGDTILERSGGTKDNPVGRVVFFDEIGDYLLNNFTQALRPKESVNPVYLFYALYNSYNINKAAMRAMASQTTGIQNLSMSDFMSKSIVLPSRDEQNKFEQIYRQADKSKFELKQCIEHIDKVIKSLING comes from the coding sequence ATGGGTGTAGTAAAATTAGGTGATGTCGCTCGTGAAAGTCGACTTAAATGGACAAAAAGTAAACAGGATGTTCCTATAGTTGGTTTGGAACATCTTATCCCTGATGAAATACGTTTTGATGCATATGATATAAATACAGATAATACTTTTTCAAAAAGGTTTGTAAAGGGACAAGTCTTATTTGGTAGACGTCGAGCTTATCAACGTAAGGCTGCAATTGCTGAATTTGATGGTATATGCTCAGGCGACATAACTGTAATAGAAGCAATAGAAGGGAAAATGGTGTCTGAGTTATTGCCTTTCATAATCCAAACACCTGTATTTTTTGACTATGCTAATAGAGGCTCTGCTGGATCTCTATCACCTCGTGTAAAATGGGAGCATTTGGTTGATTATGAGTTCGAATTACCTTCATTAGAGGAACAAAAAGTTCTTGCTGATAAATTATGGGCAGCCTATCGATTGAAGGAGGCTTATAAGAAACTACTTGTTGCCACTGATGAAATGGTGAAATCGCAATTTATCGAGATGTTTGGGACCGTTGAATCTTATTGCAAATTGGAAGATTTGTTATCTGATACATTCCCAGGGGAATGGGGAAGCGAACCGACTTCTGAAAATGCTATAAAAGTGATTCGCACAACAAACTTTACTAATGAAGGACATCTTGATCTGGCGGATGTTGTAACTAGAGATATTGAGCCTAAAAAAGTTGCACGAAAAAAGCTCAAACAAGGTGACACAATCTTGGAGAGGTCCGGAGGTACTAAGGATAATCCGGTTGGTAGAGTCGTGTTTTTCGATGAAATAGGTGATTATTTGCTTAATAATTTTACACAAGCATTGCGTCCTAAGGAATCTGTAAATCCAGTATATTTATTCTACGCTTTATATAATTCCTATAATATCAATAAGGCTGCAATGAGAGCAATGGCAAGCCAAACTACCGGTATCCAAAATTTAAGCATGTCGGACTTTATGTCTAAGTCTATAGTACTACCTTCAAGAGACGAACAAAACAAATTTGAACAGATCTACCGTCAGGCCGACAAATCAAAATTTGAATTGAAGCAGTGCATTGAACATATCGATAAAGTCATAAAGAGTTTAATAAACGGATAG
- a CDS encoding class I SAM-dependent DNA methyltransferase yields the protein MAEKVKQYRHPDDPITLDELKGFLWAAATHLRGQIDAAGYKEYIFPLLFFKRISDVYDEQFEGFVCEGGVEYAGMQVEDLPIRIPDGAHWRDVREVTENVGNKLVEAFIAIEQANPAKEMDGRKIGGLEGIFGPKDGWTNKAKMPDSIITSLIEDFSKYTLSLKACPADEMGQAYEYLVGKFADDAGNTAQEFYTNRTVVQLMAEILQPQPNESIYDPTCGSGGMLVKCLDYLRNKGEEWQSVQVFGQEVNGLTSSIARMNLYLNGVEDFSIACADTLENPAFLDGSHLRKFDIVLANPPYSIKEWNREKFMNDKWGRNFLGTPPQGRADYAFLQHIIASMNETQGRCAILFPHGVLFRDEELELRKKLVEMDILDCIIGLGANLFYNSPMEACILICNCSKANSKKNRVLMINAVNEVTRKNAESMLLAEHIQRIVNAYQQNRELDGFSRIVSNDEIREKKFNLNISLYAYQSVLKDALTVSKEDAINVWISSHSQCINEMDELIKLIK from the coding sequence ATGGCAGAAAAAGTAAAACAATATCGTCATCCTGACGACCCTATTACGCTCGATGAACTTAAAGGTTTCCTTTGGGCGGCTGCCACTCATTTGCGTGGTCAGATTGATGCGGCAGGATATAAAGAGTATATTTTCCCTTTGCTTTTTTTTAAACGCATTTCCGATGTTTATGATGAACAGTTTGAAGGATTCGTGTGTGAAGGAGGAGTTGAGTATGCAGGTATGCAAGTAGAAGATCTTCCCATCCGCATTCCTGATGGTGCGCACTGGAGAGATGTTCGTGAGGTGACGGAAAATGTTGGTAATAAATTAGTCGAAGCATTTATTGCCATAGAACAAGCCAATCCTGCCAAGGAAATGGATGGTAGAAAAATCGGAGGATTAGAAGGTATTTTCGGACCTAAGGACGGATGGACCAATAAGGCTAAGATGCCCGATAGTATCATTACTTCGTTGATTGAGGATTTTTCTAAATATACGTTGAGCCTGAAGGCTTGTCCTGCCGACGAAATGGGGCAGGCATACGAATACCTTGTTGGAAAGTTTGCCGATGATGCCGGGAATACAGCTCAGGAGTTCTATACGAATAGAACGGTCGTTCAACTTATGGCTGAAATACTGCAACCCCAACCGAATGAAAGCATTTATGACCCTACTTGCGGTTCAGGAGGGATGTTGGTCAAATGCTTAGACTATCTGCGTAACAAAGGTGAAGAGTGGCAGAGTGTGCAGGTGTTTGGACAAGAAGTAAACGGTTTGACATCTTCTATTGCACGAATGAATCTTTATTTGAATGGAGTTGAAGATTTTTCGATTGCCTGTGCTGATACGTTGGAGAATCCAGCGTTTTTAGATGGAAGCCATCTTCGAAAGTTCGATATTGTTCTAGCAAATCCTCCTTATTCAATCAAAGAATGGAATCGTGAAAAATTCATGAATGATAAGTGGGGACGTAATTTTTTAGGCACACCTCCGCAAGGGAGAGCTGATTATGCATTTCTTCAGCATATCATAGCTTCAATGAATGAAACTCAGGGAAGATGTGCGATTCTTTTTCCCCATGGTGTACTATTTCGTGATGAAGAATTAGAATTACGAAAGAAACTCGTTGAAATGGATATACTTGATTGTATAATAGGTTTGGGAGCAAACTTGTTTTATAATTCTCCTATGGAAGCTTGCATATTAATATGTAACTGCTCAAAGGCTAATAGCAAAAAGAATCGAGTTTTGATGATAAATGCTGTGAATGAAGTTACAAGAAAAAATGCAGAGAGTATGTTGTTGGCAGAACATATACAAAGGATTGTAAATGCATACCAGCAAAATAGAGAATTGGATGGCTTCTCAAGAATTGTAAGTAATGATGAAATTAGAGAAAAGAAGTTTAATCTGAATATATCATTGTACGCATATCAAAGTGTACTAAAGGATGCACTTACTGTCTCTAAAGAGGATGCTATAAATGTTTGGATTTCCTCTCATAGTCAATGTATAAATGAAATGGATGAGTTAATTAAGTTGATTAAATAG
- a CDS encoding DUF3575 domain-containing protein, whose product MKKSYLLLILPVLFGGTLSAQNPSSDTVGVTVYFRQGHSTLEPSFRDNGRRLDTFFQQVAELRRDTMRRVHSVRIMAFSSPEGSSDCNSRLSERRAFRLADLLHRSTDLPDSLFEIVARGVNWEGLTDLVDTSDMPYRDEVLNILRNTPEWVVRNGVVVDGRKRRLGMLHGGRAWQYMYEHFFPKLRGSDVRVVYRITPLPKPVAQQTPASDSSIVATGPDEATPTEGGTDMIGDAVRDTVILDSAYPVGSGVAGSTSRAPFYMALKTNLLYDAALVPNIGAEFYAGRGWSVGINWMYAWWNSNRQHNYWRIYGGDLSVRKYFGRRAAEKPLTGHHLGLCGQLFTYDFETGGRGYMGGKPGGTLWDKMNYAASLEYGYSLPVGRHLNLDFSIGVGYWGGEYQKYLPKESHYVWTETRQRHWFGPTKAEISLVWLLGRGNYNAKKGGKR is encoded by the coding sequence ATGAAGAAAAGTTACCTCTTATTAATCTTGCCGGTTCTATTCGGGGGAACGCTTTCGGCCCAAAATCCTTCCTCAGATACGGTCGGCGTAACAGTGTATTTCCGACAGGGACATTCGACTCTGGAGCCGTCGTTCCGTGACAACGGCCGGCGCCTCGACACCTTTTTCCAGCAGGTCGCCGAGTTGCGCCGTGATACGATGCGTCGAGTTCATTCGGTTCGTATCATGGCTTTCAGTTCGCCGGAAGGCAGTTCCGACTGCAACAGTCGGTTGTCCGAAAGAAGAGCGTTCCGGCTCGCCGATTTACTGCACCGTTCGACCGACCTCCCGGATTCATTGTTCGAGATCGTTGCGCGCGGGGTGAACTGGGAGGGACTGACCGATCTGGTCGATACTTCGGACATGCCGTACAGAGATGAGGTATTGAATATTCTACGCAACACTCCGGAATGGGTTGTTCGGAACGGGGTCGTTGTCGATGGACGTAAACGTCGGTTGGGAATGTTGCACGGAGGCCGGGCGTGGCAGTATATGTACGAGCATTTCTTTCCGAAATTGCGCGGTTCGGACGTTCGTGTCGTTTATCGGATCACACCCCTACCGAAACCCGTGGCGCAGCAGACGCCGGCTTCGGATTCTTCCATCGTCGCAACGGGCCCGGACGAGGCAACTCCCACGGAAGGCGGCACGGATATGATCGGGGATGCCGTGCGCGACACAGTGATCCTGGACAGTGCATATCCGGTCGGCTCCGGGGTTGCCGGAAGCACTTCGCGCGCACCTTTCTATATGGCACTCAAAACCAATCTGCTATACGACGCGGCGCTCGTTCCGAATATCGGCGCCGAGTTCTACGCGGGCCGGGGATGGTCCGTCGGCATCAACTGGATGTACGCATGGTGGAACAGCAACCGGCAGCACAACTATTGGCGGATCTACGGAGGCGACCTGTCAGTTCGCAAGTATTTCGGTCGCCGCGCTGCGGAGAAACCCCTTACGGGGCACCATCTGGGGCTCTGCGGCCAGTTGTTCACCTACGACTTCGAAACGGGCGGCCGAGGATACATGGGCGGCAAACCGGGCGGTACGCTCTGGGACAAGATGAACTATGCCGCGAGTCTGGAGTACGGTTATTCATTACCTGTCGGACGTCATTTGAACCTCGATTTCAGCATCGGCGTAGGCTATTGGGGAGGGGAATACCAGAAATATCTTCCCAAGGAGAGTCATTATGTGTGGACCGAAACCCGGCAACGCCACTGGTTCGGACCGACCAAAGCGGAAATATCGCTGGTATGGTTGCTCGGCCGCGGGAACTATAACGCAAAAAAAGGAGGTAAACGATGA